The window GCCCTCAACGGCCCCCAGGAGTGTGTGAGCGGCATATGCGAGACCTACAGGTCCCGGCGCGACGCGCTCATCGACAGCTTCGGAAAGGCCGGCTGGGAGATCGAGAAACCGAGGGCCACCATGTTCGTCTGGGCGAGGATACCGGAGCCGCTGCGCGGCATGGGCTCGCTCGAGTTCTCGAAGCTGCTGCTGGCAAAGGGGAAGGTGGCCGTCTCGCCGGGCGTGGGCTTCGGAGACCAGGGCGACGAGTTCGTAAGGCTTGCGCTGGTGGAGAACGAGCAGCGCATCAGGCAGGCCGCCAAGGGAGTGAAGAAGACGCTCGACGGCGTCGGCTGAGGCGGCGCTTCCCGCTCCGCCTCCACGAGGGCCGAAGCGGGAAGCGCCGCCCGGGAAAGAAAATACCGGAGGTATCGACGGAAGGCGCTCATGGAGACGATAAACGCGGGTCTCATAGGGTTCGGCACGGTCGGGACCGGGGTCTACAGGGTCCTGACCGAGAACGCCGACGTTATCGAGAAGAAGCTTGGCTGCAGGCTGAGGCTAAAGAAGATAGCCGACAGGGACGTAGAGAGGGACAGGGGCGTCAAGGTGGACCCGGCGCTGCTCACCGCCGACCCCTCCGAGGTGATAAACGACCCCGGCATCTCCATCGTCATAGAGCTCATCGGCGGCACCGGCGCGGCGCGGGAGTTCATCGTCGAGGCGCTGGCCAAGGGCAAGCACGTGGTGACGGCCAACAAGGCGCTGCTCTCCACCCACGGCCGCGAGATATTCGAGACGGCCCGCTCCATGGGGCTCGACATCGGCTTCGAGGCGAGCGTGGGCGGCGGCATACCGGTCATAAAGGCGCTTCGCGAGGGGCTTGCCGCCAATCACGTAGAGAGCATCTGCGGCATCATAAACGGTACGGCCAATTACATACTGAGCCGCATGACGAGCGACGGCGGCCGCTTCGAGGACGTGCTCGCCGAGGCCCAGGCCAGGGGATACGCCGAGGCCGACCCCACCTACGACGTGGAGGGGATCGACACGGCCCACAAGCTCGCAATCCTCATCAACATCGCCTACGGCACCTACGTGGAGCTCGACTCCATATACACCGAGGGCATATCGCGCATAACGCCGCTGGACATAGCGTTCGCCGCCGAGTTCGGCTACAGGGTCAAGCTCCTGGCCATAGCGAAGAGCGAGGACGGGGAGATCGAGGCGAGGGTCCATCCCACGATGATACCGGCGACCCATCCGCTCGCCTCGGTGGACGGCGCCTTCAACGCCGTCCACATAGAGGGCGACGCCGTGGGCCCGGTCATGCTCTACGGCCTCGGCGCGGGCATGATGCCCACGGCGAGCGCCGTCGTCGCCGACGTGGTGGACATCGCAAGGAACATGAGAAACGGCGTCGGCCGGCGCCTCGAGCCGCTGTCGTACATGCACGGAGCCGTGAGGGAGGCGGCCGTAAGGCCCATGGACGAGCTCGACATACCGTGGTATCTGCGCTTCTCGGCGCTGGACCGCCCCGGCGTGCTCTCCCGCATAGCGGGCGTGCTCGGCGCGCACAACATAAGCATCTCCTCGGTCATACAGAAGGGCCGCCAGGCTGGAGAGGCCGTGCCGCTCGTCATACTGACCCACCACGCAAAGGAACGGCAGATGCGGGCCGCCCTCGCCGAGATAGAGACGCTCGACGTGGTGCGCGACAGGCCGGCATATATCAGGATAGAGGAGAACCTCGGTGCATCTCGATAGGAAAGGCGTCTGGGAAGGCGTAATCAGGGAGTTCAGGGGCTTTCTGCCCGACATATCGGACGAGGCGGTGGTGACGCTGCGCGAGGGCAACACGCCGCTTGTGGAGTCCCACAACCTGGGGGACATGGTCGGCGACATAAGGCTGCTCTTCAAGTACGAGGGCCTCAACCCCACGGGCTCGTTCAAGGACCGGGGCATGACCCTGGCCGTCTCCATGGCGAGGCAGGCGGGCTCGGAGGCCGTCATCTGCGCCTCCACGGGCAACACCTCGGCCTCGGCCGCCGCCTACGCCGCCAAGGCGGGCATGAGGGCCTACGTGCTCGTCCCAGAGGGGAGGATCGCCGTGGGAAAGCTCTCGCAGGCCATGATCCACGGGGCCGTGGTAATGGAGGTGAGCGGGAGCTTCGACGACGCCCTCGACATCGTGAAGGAGATAACGCGCAGCCACCCGGTCACCATGGTCAACTCGCTCAACCCCTACAGGATAGAAGGGCAGAAGACGGCGGCCTTCGAGGTCTGCGAGCACCTGGGACACCCCCCCACCTTCCACTTCCTCCCCGTGGGCAACGCCGGCAACATAACGGCCTACTGGAAGGGCTACAGGGAGTACAGGGACAAGGACATCACATCGAGCCTGCCCAAGATGATGGGCTTCCAGGCCGAGGGCGCGGCCCCCATAGTGCTGGGGCACGTGGTCGAGGACCCGCAGACCATCGCCACGGCCATACGCATAGGCAATCCGGCGAGCTGGAAAGAGGCCGAGGCGGCGAGGGACGAGTCGGGAGGGATCATCGACATGGTGAGCGACGAACAGATCATCGAGGCCTACAGGCTGCTCGCATCGCGCGAGGGCATCTTCTGCGAGCCCGCCTCGGCGGCGAGCCTTGCGGGACTAATCAAGCTCAAGAAGGAAGGCGTGGTGAGCGACGGCGACACCGTGGTCTGCACCCTCACGGGCCACGGCCTCAAGGACCCGGCCACGGCCATCGACTCGGCGGTGAAGCCGGTAAAGGTCTCGCCCAGCGCCGACGAGGTCCTCAGGGTCATGGGGTTCTGAGGGAACCTTTTTGTAAAAAGGTTCCCTCAGACTCCCTCCAAAAACTTTTAACGCGAGTTGGTTTCCCCCTGTTTTGCCTGGCAAAACAGGGGGAAACCAACTCGTATTAAAAGTCTTTGAAGGGGGTCTGGGGGAAGCGTGGGCCTATGGCCCTTCTACAGAAAGTTTCCCCCAGGTAAGTAATGAATCAGAGCTTCCTTATAAGGATGGAAAATACAGAGAGATGAAGTACGTGATACTGATAGGCGACGGCATGGCCGACGAGCCGCTCGAAGCGCTGGGCGGCAGGACGGTCCTCGAATACGCCGAGACGCCCAACATGGACGCCGTGGCCTCGTCCGGGAGACTGGGGCTCTTCAGATCCGTGCCCGGGGGCTTTCCGCCGGGTAGCGACGTGGCCAACATGAGTATCCTCGGCTACAGTCCGGCCCGCTACTACACGGGCCGGGCCCCGCTCGAGGCGGCGAGCATCGGGGTAAGGCTCGGCCCCTCGGACACGGCCCTGCGCTGCAACCTCGTGAGTCTCGGGGAAGGTCCCGGCGGGACGGTCATGAAGGACTACAGCGCGGGCCACATAACGACCGACGAGGCCGATTCACTCATAAAGAGCCTCGACCGCGCCCTCGGCGCCGGCGCCGCGGGACCGTTCCGCTTCCACAGGGGCAAGTCCTACCGCCACCTCGTCGTCTGGCTCGACGGCCCCGTCGACTTCGAGACCACCCCGCCCCACGACATAACGGGCCGTCCCGTGGAGGGGCACCTGCCCGGCGGCGAGGGGGCGGACGAGCTCCGCTCGCTCATGGAGCGGTCCCGCGAGGTGCTGCGCGACCACCCGGTCAACAGGGAACGCCGCGCAAGGGGCCTCGCTACGGCCGACTCCATCTGGCTCTGGGGCCAGGGCCGGGCCCCGAGGTTTCCCACGATGAAGGAGCTCTTCGGCGTCGACGGCTCGATCATCTCGGCCGTGGACCTCATGAACGGTCTCGGCGTCTACGCCGGACTCGAGGTCATAGACGTGCCCGGCGCCACGGGCTACATAGACACCGACTACTCGGCCAAGGCCCGCTACGCCCTCGAAAGCCTCGAGGAGCGCGACTTCGTGTGCGTCCACGTGGAGGCCCCCGACGAGGCGGGCCACAACGGCTCTCTCGACGACAAGCTGCGCGCCGTCGAGGACTTCGACGGCCTCGTCGTCGGAGCGGTGCGCGAGGGCCTTCGCCGGTTCGGCGCCTTCAGGCTGCTCGTCATAACCGACCACCCCACACCGGTGAGGCTGCGCACCCACACCTCCGATCCCGTGCCCTTCGCCCTGTGCGGGGACGGCTCGCCGGCCGGCTCGGCGGCGCGCCGCTTCTGCGAAAGGGACGCCGCCGCCACGGGTGTCGTCGAAACGGACTGCGAGGACTTCGCGCGGCGGTTCTTCGGGGGCTGACGGCCCTGCGGGCTGGCGGCCCTGCGGGGCTTGCGCCCCCTCCTCCCCTCTCCGCCTCCATCGCGGTGAGCGCGGACTTCCGCCTCTCAGCGGCCCGATGAGGCCCACAGTCCCAGCCCCGCGCTGCGCGCCCCGCTCTCGACGGCGGCGTAGCGGCCGGCCCGTTCGAGCCCGCAGGGCGGTATGACGAGCGTGCGCGCAAGGCCG is drawn from Deltaproteobacteria bacterium and contains these coding sequences:
- a CDS encoding homoserine dehydrogenase, whose product is METINAGLIGFGTVGTGVYRVLTENADVIEKKLGCRLRLKKIADRDVERDRGVKVDPALLTADPSEVINDPGISIVIELIGGTGAAREFIVEALAKGKHVVTANKALLSTHGREIFETARSMGLDIGFEASVGGGIPVIKALREGLAANHVESICGIINGTANYILSRMTSDGGRFEDVLAEAQARGYAEADPTYDVEGIDTAHKLAILINIAYGTYVELDSIYTEGISRITPLDIAFAAEFGYRVKLLAIAKSEDGEIEARVHPTMIPATHPLASVDGAFNAVHIEGDAVGPVMLYGLGAGMMPTASAVVADVVDIARNMRNGVGRRLEPLSYMHGAVREAAVRPMDELDIPWYLRFSALDRPGVLSRIAGVLGAHNISISSVIQKGRQAGEAVPLVILTHHAKERQMRAALAEIETLDVVRDRPAYIRIEENLGASR
- a CDS encoding threonine synthase; this encodes MHLDRKGVWEGVIREFRGFLPDISDEAVVTLREGNTPLVESHNLGDMVGDIRLLFKYEGLNPTGSFKDRGMTLAVSMARQAGSEAVICASTGNTSASAAAYAAKAGMRAYVLVPEGRIAVGKLSQAMIHGAVVMEVSGSFDDALDIVKEITRSHPVTMVNSLNPYRIEGQKTAAFEVCEHLGHPPTFHFLPVGNAGNITAYWKGYREYRDKDITSSLPKMMGFQAEGAAPIVLGHVVEDPQTIATAIRIGNPASWKEAEAARDESGGIIDMVSDEQIIEAYRLLASREGIFCEPASAASLAGLIKLKKEGVVSDGDTVVCTLTGHGLKDPATAIDSAVKPVKVSPSADEVLRVMGF
- a CDS encoding cofactor-independent phosphoglycerate mutase → MKYVILIGDGMADEPLEALGGRTVLEYAETPNMDAVASSGRLGLFRSVPGGFPPGSDVANMSILGYSPARYYTGRAPLEAASIGVRLGPSDTALRCNLVSLGEGPGGTVMKDYSAGHITTDEADSLIKSLDRALGAGAAGPFRFHRGKSYRHLVVWLDGPVDFETTPPHDITGRPVEGHLPGGEGADELRSLMERSREVLRDHPVNRERRARGLATADSIWLWGQGRAPRFPTMKELFGVDGSIISAVDLMNGLGVYAGLEVIDVPGATGYIDTDYSAKARYALESLEERDFVCVHVEAPDEAGHNGSLDDKLRAVEDFDGLVVGAVREGLRRFGAFRLLVITDHPTPVRLRTHTSDPVPFALCGDGSPAGSAARRFCERDAAATGVVETDCEDFARRFFGG